CCGAACCCGCCGACCACCGAACCCGCCGACCACCACGAAGCCCGTCGACCACGACGTAACGATCCACCGGCCCGGCTCACGATCCGGCCGGATCGGGCTCATAACCGGCCGATCCGCGCGTTCGGCCCGCAGACCCGCCGTCCCGCATCCGCGGCCCCGGGCGTTCGCCTCCCCCCGCGAACCGCCCGGAACGCCGCATCCGGTGCCGGCCGCCGGTCCGATCACTCCCCCCGATCGGTCCGGCGGCCGGCGCGTTCCCCCCGGCCTTGCCGTGCCCCCGTGCGGTCCGGCACCCCCCGTGCCGGACCCGCATGTACAGAACGTCTGGATCATGCGGTGTGGTTCGCATGGTTTTCGGTGACCGTCCGCGGAACCGGCAGGAAGGCCGGCCAACGGCCGACCGGTGCCCGCGGGAGCATGCCCGGCGTCACCCCGCCGGAAGCGGGAAGACGATCCGGCTCCTGATCTTGATCTCGCCGGCCTCGGCCGCCCCACCGCTCCGGAACGTGGAGCGGTGGGCCGGGAGTCAGCGGGACAGCGCGTACGCCTCGAGGCGGGTGGCGCGGCTGGGGTCGCGGAGCTTGAGGAGCGTGACCTTCTCGATCTGGCGGATGCGCTCGCGGGAGAGGCCGAACTCGCGGCCGACCTCGTCGAGCGTGCGCTGCCGGCCGTCGTCGAGGCCGAAGCGGAGGCGGATCACGGCCTGCTCGCGCTGGGAGAGCGAGGAGAGCACGATCTCGACCTCGTTGCGCAGCTCGCCGGGCGTCGTGCCCTCGCCGGGCTGGACGCTGTCCGCGGCCACGAAGTCGCCGAGCGCGCTCTCGCCGTCCTCGCCGACCGCCTGGTCCAGGCTGACCGGCTCGCGATCGTACGAGATCAGCTCGATGACCTGGAACTCCTGCACGCCCATCGCGGTGGCGATCTCCGCGACGGAGGGCTCGCGGCCCAGCGACACGGACAGCTCACGGCGGGCCCGGACCATGCGGTTGACCTGCTCGACCATGTGCACCGGGATGCGGATGGTGCGGGCCTGGTCGGCCATGGCGCGGGTGATGGCCTGGCGGATCCACCAGGTGGCGTACGTGGAGAACTTGTAGCCCTTGGTGTAGTCGAACTTCTCGACGGCGCGGATGAGGCCGAGGTTGCCCTCCTGGATCAGGTCCAGGAACGCCATGCCGCGACCGGTGTAGCGCTTCGCGATGCTGACGACCAGGCGAAGATTCGCCTCCAGCAGGTGGTCCTTGGCCTTGCGGCCCTCTGCCACGATGACGGTCAGATCCGCGGTCGCCGCCCCCCGGTCCGCGGTGCCGAGCAGCTCCTCCGCGTACAGGCCGGCCTCGATCCGCTTGGCGAGCTCGACCTCCTGCACGGCGGTGAGCAGCTTCGTGCGGCCGATCCCGTTCAGGTATGCCCGCACCAGGTCGGCCGAGACACCTCGCTCGTCCGTGGCGTCCAGGTCGACAACCGTCTCCAGGGCGTCGTCCGCCACCGGAGTGTTCTCACCGGCCGCGACGGCCGGGCTGATCGCGTTCTCCATCACCATCTGCAGGACCACCTTGAGTCCCCTCCCCGCTTCCAACAAGTGGCGCGTTACCAACACGTCGTGCCGGTGAGAGACAGCTTTCTCCAAACCCCGTTAAGCGGAGGTAAGGCGAACCCCTTGTGGCACTAATCCGGGAGATGTTCTCTGCGTTCGCCGTAGATGAGGAGTCCTCAGTCGGCTTTATGGCAGGGTGGCGGCCATGCGAGCGGTGATTCAAACGGTGAGTAGGGCAAGTGTGACCGTGGGTGGAGAGGTGGTCGGGTCCATCGGTGAGGGCCTGCTGGTGCTGCTGGGAGTGACGCACACGGATACGCCGGCCGTCGCGGAGACGATGGCCCGGAAGATCCATGAGCTGCGGCTGCTGCCGGGGGAGAAGTCGGCGGCCGACCTCGGCGCGGGGATTCTCGTGGTCAGCCAGTTCACGCTCTACGGCGACGCGCGCAAGGGCCGGCGGCCGACCTGGTCGGCGGCGGCGCCGGCCGAGGCCGCGGAGCCGCTCGTCACGGCCGTGGTCGAGGCGCTGCGGGAGCGAGGCGCCAAGGTGGAGACCGGACGCTTCCGCACCCACATGCTGGTGGAGAGCGTCAACGCCGGTCCCAACACCCTGATCCTGGATCTTTAGCCGCTCAGAAGAACAGGCCGCGGCGCTGGGCGGACTGACGCAGCCAGTTGTCCAGCTGCGCGACCCAGTTCGTGGAGTCCGCGGTGGCCCAGTCGACCGTGAACCGGCCGAACGCGTCGTGACCCTCGGTGAAGAGCCCGCCCCGCTTGTCGATCTCCAGGACGACCTGCAGGTGGCGGGCGGTCGCCACGAACGTCAGCTCCAGCTGGTTGATGCCGGACGCGTACTGCGGCGGCGGGTAGAACTCGATCTCCTGGTAGAACGGCAGCGTCTGCTCCACGCCGTAGATCCGGCCGCGCTCCACGTCCGCCCGGGTGAACCGGAAGCCGAGCTGCTGCAGCGCGTCCAGGATGCGCTCCTGGGCCGGCAGCGGGAAGATCGCCACCTGGTCCAGGTCGCCCTTGTCGACCGCGCGCGCCACCTCCAGCTCGGTGCGCAAGCCCATGGTCATGCCGTGCAGGTACTGGTTGTAGACGTGGGTGATCGGCGTCTCCCACGGCACGTCGAAGCGGAACGGGATGTCGTGGCGCTGCCCCGGCTCCAGGCGGAACGCGCCGGTCAGCCGCGACCGGTGGAACTCCTGCGTGGTGTCGTACTCACTGTCGCCGCTCTCCACCTCCACGCGGGTGACCAGGCCGAGGGAGACGTACTCGATGTCGGTGGCGTGATCGCCGCCGGTGACGTGGACCTGGCCCTCCAGGTAACCACCGGGACGGGCGTTGGGGTTGGCGAGCA
This genomic window from Catenuloplanes niger contains:
- a CDS encoding sporulation protein, with the translated sequence MVFKRFMQALGVGGPSVETVLANPNARPGGYLEGQVHVTGGDHATDIEYVSLGLVTRVEVESGDSEYDTTQEFHRSRLTGAFRLEPGQRHDIPFRFDVPWETPITHVYNQYLHGMTMGLRTELEVARAVDKGDLDQVAIFPLPAQERILDALQQLGFRFTRADVERGRIYGVEQTLPFYQEIEFYPPPQYASGINQLELTFVATARHLQVVLEIDKRGGLFTEGHDAFGRFTVDWATADSTNWVAQLDNWLRQSAQRRGLFF
- the dtd gene encoding D-aminoacyl-tRNA deacylase; amino-acid sequence: MRAVIQTVSRASVTVGGEVVGSIGEGLLVLLGVTHTDTPAVAETMARKIHELRLLPGEKSAADLGAGILVVSQFTLYGDARKGRRPTWSAAAPAEAAEPLVTAVVEALRERGAKVETGRFRTHMLVESVNAGPNTLILDL
- the sigB gene encoding RNA polymerase sigma factor SigB, with translation MVLQMVMENAISPAVAAGENTPVADDALETVVDLDATDERGVSADLVRAYLNGIGRTKLLTAVQEVELAKRIEAGLYAEELLGTADRGAATADLTVIVAEGRKAKDHLLEANLRLVVSIAKRYTGRGMAFLDLIQEGNLGLIRAVEKFDYTKGYKFSTYATWWIRQAITRAMADQARTIRIPVHMVEQVNRMVRARRELSVSLGREPSVAEIATAMGVQEFQVIELISYDREPVSLDQAVGEDGESALGDFVAADSVQPGEGTTPGELRNEVEIVLSSLSQREQAVIRLRFGLDDGRQRTLDEVGREFGLSRERIRQIEKVTLLKLRDPSRATRLEAYALSR